In Ignatzschineria indica, a single window of DNA contains:
- the tmk gene encoding dTMP kinase produces MQDSLQNKSPVRGSFITFEGTEGAGKSTQIAYVKAFLEAQGIDVVTTREPGGTPLGESVRELLLTKEMSQMTELLLMFAARAEHIAKVILPAIKAGKWVLCDRFTESSYAYQGYARGLPLSDIKALEALVQGDLRPDCTFWFNLPVVEGMKRVQSRGKKDRFEAENIHFFEKVSAGFKALSQARPTQFCIIDAMAPIDQVTDAILKKIESLPAYQARGGDDER; encoded by the coding sequence ATACAAGACTCCCTTCAGAATAAGAGCCCCGTTCGGGGTTCTTTTATTACATTTGAAGGAACTGAAGGTGCCGGAAAAAGTACGCAGATTGCATATGTAAAAGCATTTTTAGAGGCGCAGGGAATCGATGTTGTTACAACACGAGAGCCAGGAGGTACACCTCTAGGTGAGTCGGTCAGAGAACTACTTCTCACAAAAGAGATGTCACAGATGACAGAGTTGCTCTTAATGTTTGCAGCGCGAGCGGAGCATATTGCAAAGGTGATTTTGCCGGCGATTAAGGCAGGAAAATGGGTTCTCTGTGATCGTTTTACTGAATCGAGTTATGCATATCAAGGTTATGCGCGAGGGCTACCATTGAGTGATATTAAGGCCTTAGAAGCACTTGTACAAGGGGATCTTCGCCCTGATTGTACCTTTTGGTTCAATCTTCCTGTTGTAGAAGGGATGAAGCGCGTTCAATCTCGTGGCAAGAAGGATCGCTTTGAGGCGGAAAATATCCACTTTTTTGAGAAGGTATCTGCCGGATTTAAGGCACTCTCTCAAGCAAGACCTACGCAGTTTTGCATTATTGATGCGATGGCGCCGATCGATCAGGTTACCGATGCGATCTTGAAAAAGATTGAGAGTCTCCCCGCTTATCAAGCACGAGGAGGAGATGATGAAAGATGA
- the rsmH gene encoding 16S rRNA (cytosine(1402)-N(4))-methyltransferase RsmH: protein MIVSNPTDKHISVLLEESITALNIKPNGVYVDATFGRGGHSREILKHLSSEGLLIGIDRDLTAQAYADEYFSQYENFRFLRGEMGNIAALIESIGISEVDGILMDIGVSSPQLDEAERGFSFMKEGPLDMRMDQKAELSAEVWVAQTSVEEMTEVFKKYGEERFSHRIARAIERERAEKPITTTLQLANIISDAMPFKEGRIHPATRVFQAIRIAVNGELEQLEAALAQSVEILGHEGRLAVISFHSLEDRIVKHFMRDQSRVKDLYPDLPVLISTGKPALKVIGKPIKASDEECRANVRSRSAILRIAERVL, encoded by the coding sequence ATGATCGTGAGCAACCCAACGGATAAACATATTTCGGTTCTTTTAGAAGAGTCGATCACTGCACTCAATATTAAACCCAATGGAGTCTATGTAGATGCTACTTTTGGGCGCGGAGGACATTCCCGTGAGATCTTAAAACATCTGAGCAGTGAAGGGTTGTTAATCGGCATCGATAGAGATTTAACAGCACAAGCTTATGCCGATGAGTATTTCTCGCAATATGAGAATTTTCGTTTCCTACGCGGAGAGATGGGGAATATAGCTGCGCTTATAGAATCGATCGGAATCTCAGAGGTTGACGGTATCTTAATGGATATTGGCGTTTCATCCCCCCAACTTGATGAAGCCGAACGTGGTTTTAGCTTTATGAAAGAGGGGCCATTAGATATGCGTATGGACCAAAAAGCAGAACTGAGCGCAGAAGTTTGGGTGGCCCAAACGAGCGTAGAAGAGATGACCGAAGTCTTTAAAAAATATGGTGAAGAGCGTTTCTCCCATCGAATCGCTCGAGCAATTGAGCGAGAGAGAGCAGAAAAGCCGATTACTACAACATTACAGCTTGCCAATATTATTAGTGATGCAATGCCCTTTAAAGAGGGGCGTATTCATCCGGCAACGCGGGTTTTTCAAGCAATCCGTATCGCAGTTAATGGAGAGCTTGAGCAGTTAGAAGCTGCATTAGCCCAATCAGTGGAGATATTAGGTCATGAAGGAAGGTTAGCCGTTATCAGCTTCCACTCCCTTGAGGATCGAATTGTAAAACACTTTATGCGGGATCAATCGAGAGTGAAGGATCTCTATCCAGATCTTCCTGTCTTAATTAGTACAGGTAAACCGGCGCTGAAAGTGATTGGGAAACCAATTAAAGCAAGCGATGAAGAGTGCCGGGCAAATGTGCGTTCTAGAAGTGCAATCTTGCGGATTGCAGAGAGGGTTCTATGA
- the mraY gene encoding phospho-N-acetylmuramoyl-pentapeptide-transferase: protein MLYALLSLLADYWSPLRVFQYITMRGIMSALTALVFSIGFGPSFIRYLQKQQIGQFVRNDGPESHLSKQGTPTMGGILIIFGILISTLLWADLTNFDVWVVLFVLLSFGAVGFLDDYRKVVKKQSLGLRAKEKYLYLSAAGLLASCALYFTAETPSDTDLLIPYFKDLAIPLGILFIPFTYLVIVGASNAVNMTDGLDGLAIMPTIMVGGALAIFAYIAGNMVFADYLSLPYVEGAGEVLVICAAIVGAGLGFLWFNTYPAQVFMGDVGALSLGGVLGVIAVIVRQELVFFIMSGLFVMETLSVILQVASFKLRKKRLFRMAPIHHHFELKGWPEPRVIVRFWIFTFILVLVGLASIKLR, encoded by the coding sequence ATGTTGTATGCGCTTCTCTCTCTCTTGGCTGATTACTGGTCGCCGCTACGTGTTTTTCAATACATCACGATGCGCGGAATTATGTCGGCCTTGACGGCGCTTGTCTTTAGTATCGGTTTTGGCCCAAGTTTTATTCGTTATCTTCAGAAGCAGCAGATCGGTCAATTTGTCCGTAATGATGGTCCGGAGAGCCACCTCTCTAAGCAGGGGACGCCGACAATGGGGGGAATCCTCATTATCTTTGGAATTCTGATCTCAACGCTCTTATGGGCAGATCTGACCAATTTTGATGTCTGGGTCGTGCTCTTTGTTTTGCTCAGTTTTGGTGCAGTTGGATTTCTGGATGATTATCGTAAAGTGGTGAAGAAGCAATCTTTAGGGCTTCGAGCAAAAGAGAAGTATCTCTACCTTAGTGCTGCCGGCCTCCTTGCTTCTTGTGCGCTCTACTTTACGGCAGAGACCCCATCAGATACCGATCTCTTAATTCCCTACTTTAAAGATCTCGCGATTCCCTTAGGGATTCTCTTTATTCCTTTTACCTATTTAGTGATAGTTGGTGCGAGTAACGCCGTTAATATGACCGATGGTCTGGATGGGTTAGCGATTATGCCGACGATTATGGTGGGGGGTGCATTAGCAATCTTTGCTTATATTGCCGGCAATATGGTCTTTGCAGATTATCTCTCGCTCCCTTATGTCGAAGGTGCCGGAGAAGTATTAGTAATTTGTGCTGCGATTGTGGGTGCAGGTTTGGGCTTTTTATGGTTTAACACCTATCCCGCTCAGGTCTTTATGGGCGATGTGGGCGCACTCTCTTTAGGGGGTGTTTTAGGGGTCATTGCCGTTATCGTGCGTCAAGAATTGGTCTTCTTTATTATGAGTGGACTCTTTGTGATGGAGACACTTTCTGTAATTCTACAGGTTGCATCCTTTAAGTTACGTAAAAAGCGTCTCTTTAGAATGGCGCCGATTCATCACCATTTTGAATTAAAAGGGTGGCCGGAGCCACGCGTGATTGTTCGTTTCTGGATCTTTACCTTTATCCTAGTATTGGTCGGTTTAGCTTCGATTAAGCTTCGTTAA
- a CDS encoding UDP-N-acetylmuramoyl-L-alanyl-D-glutamate--2,6-diaminopimelate ligase — protein sequence MKLAALLEGTAILGDIPAEFLAIEVSGLASDSRYAAPGDLFFARQGEASHGLDYLASLEEIGVSAILYEDPQGVIAHPTTIPVLKVESIDSLMRLLTFRYYEELQSRIALIGVTGTEGKTSVTQFIVKAFEALNIDCGLIGTNGIGFLHNLKENTHTTPDLLALYQSLAEIDNHDNVRVLINGELPIALEVTSHALDQKRIEGLSFETTVFTNLNRDHLDYHGTLEAYGEAKARLFLEYPQKNSVINLDDPFGAKIYQRLKQERPDVRTFPFGRAPSDEANYLQIEDLELHAEGLRFNLHFEGKSYPIESPLYGAFNAYNLVAAIAVLLSFRLRIEWIVEIIPHITHVKGRMEMLHLKNGAVAVVDYAHKPNALKQALLSLRDHLEEGSLSVVFGCGGNRDKGKRPLMAAIAEAHADKIIITSDNPRFEEPMAIIEDIQAGLSDPTSENVLIEADRAAAIAIAIERSAPGDIILIAGKGHEDYQILGDREIYFSDFAEVEKNNEELSYEAI from the coding sequence ATGAAATTAGCGGCACTTTTAGAAGGAACAGCGATACTCGGTGATATTCCTGCCGAATTCTTAGCCATTGAGGTTTCAGGATTGGCATCAGATAGCCGTTATGCAGCGCCTGGAGATCTCTTTTTTGCAAGACAGGGTGAAGCGAGCCATGGGCTCGATTATCTAGCTTCATTAGAAGAAATTGGCGTAAGTGCCATCCTTTATGAAGATCCTCAAGGGGTGATTGCTCATCCCACGACAATTCCCGTACTCAAGGTGGAATCGATTGACTCATTGATGCGCCTTCTTACCTTCCGTTATTATGAAGAGTTACAATCACGCATTGCCCTGATCGGGGTTACGGGGACGGAAGGGAAGACCTCGGTGACACAATTTATTGTTAAAGCTTTTGAAGCGCTCAATATTGATTGTGGTCTTATCGGGACAAATGGTATCGGTTTTCTCCATAACTTGAAGGAGAATACCCATACAACGCCCGATCTTTTAGCGCTCTATCAATCTCTCGCGGAGATCGATAATCACGATAATGTCCGGGTATTGATTAATGGGGAACTCCCTATCGCGCTCGAGGTGACCTCACACGCCCTCGATCAAAAACGGATTGAAGGGCTCTCTTTTGAGACCACTGTCTTTACCAATCTCAATCGTGATCACCTCGATTATCACGGGACATTAGAGGCCTATGGCGAGGCTAAAGCACGCCTCTTCTTGGAGTATCCTCAAAAAAATAGTGTGATCAATCTCGATGATCCCTTTGGCGCTAAGATCTATCAGCGCTTAAAGCAGGAGCGTCCTGATGTGCGAACTTTCCCCTTTGGCCGAGCGCCTTCAGATGAGGCGAATTATCTTCAGATTGAGGATCTAGAGCTCCATGCAGAAGGACTCCGTTTCAATCTTCACTTTGAAGGGAAATCATACCCGATTGAGAGTCCGCTCTATGGGGCATTTAATGCCTATAACTTAGTGGCAGCGATCGCGGTTCTTCTCTCATTTCGTCTACGTATTGAGTGGATTGTGGAGATTATTCCCCATATTACCCATGTAAAAGGGCGTATGGAGATGCTCCATCTTAAAAATGGGGCGGTTGCAGTTGTCGATTATGCCCATAAACCTAATGCGTTAAAGCAGGCATTGCTCTCTTTGCGAGATCATCTCGAAGAGGGTTCGCTCTCGGTTGTTTTTGGTTGTGGCGGTAATCGTGATAAAGGAAAGCGTCCATTGATGGCGGCGATTGCAGAAGCGCATGCCGATAAGATCATTATCACGAGTGATAATCCCCGTTTTGAAGAGCCGATGGCGATTATTGAAGATATTCAAGCGGGCTTGAGTGATCCTACAAGTGAAAATGTATTGATTGAGGCGGATCGAGCGGCCGCTATTGCAATAGCAATTGAGAGAAGTGCGCCGGGCGATATTATTCTGATTGCCGGAAAAGGGCATGAAGATTACCAAATTTTAGGAGATAGAGAGATCTATTTCTCCGACTTTGCTGAAGTAGAGAAGAATAACGAGGAGTTATCGTATGAAGCTATCTGA
- a CDS encoding pilin yields the protein MRSMINFFREWFLSCVTFVAEAIVGSPEERQTIEGRSREDCMVEDRMMAEGGFTLMELLIVLALIATISMIAIPVYSNYLQRAKITEGLTLAKGIQLEAELYYALNGDWPQKDAHEQLGLGAAESYRGNSVESIALARNQIIITYNDEVKSEGSDSAKLRLTAQTTGGTIQWACQGENIVKEHLPKECLPQ from the coding sequence ATGAGATCGATGATCAACTTTTTTAGAGAGTGGTTTTTATCCTGCGTGACTTTTGTAGCGGAGGCGATTGTGGGTTCACCGGAAGAGAGGCAGACCATTGAGGGGCGATCGAGAGAAGATTGTATGGTGGAAGATCGCATGATGGCAGAGGGCGGTTTTACCCTGATGGAGCTTCTAATTGTGTTAGCTTTAATTGCGACCATTAGTATGATTGCGATTCCGGTCTACAGTAACTACTTGCAACGAGCAAAGATTACAGAAGGTCTCACTTTAGCAAAAGGTATTCAACTAGAGGCTGAGCTCTACTATGCCCTCAATGGTGATTGGCCACAAAAAGATGCTCATGAGCAGTTAGGGTTAGGGGCGGCAGAGAGTTATCGTGGTAATAGTGTGGAATCTATTGCGCTTGCCAGGAATCAGATTATCATTACTTATAATGATGAGGTCAAAAGTGAAGGGAGTGACTCGGCAAAATTACGCTTAACAGCTCAAACTACAGGTGGCACTATTCAGTGGGCTTGTCAGGGGGAGAATATTGTTAAAGAGCATCTTCCGAAAGAGTGTCTTCCTCAATAA
- a CDS encoding UDP-N-acetylmuramoyl-tripeptide--D-alanyl-D-alanine ligase produces the protein MKLSDAAKIMNGELIGQDAYFFGGASDTRKLKPGELFFAWKGDRFDAHDYLESAELKGAIGAVVERFVPSAQIAQIVVKDSQKALGKIAKAWRKEWQGTMIALTGSNGKTTLKEMITSILSLNHDVLATESNYNNHVGCPLMLLRLNKHHTHAVIEMGANHPHEIEYLTKIVKPDIAILNNAGACHLEGFGSLEGVAEAKAEIFLGLAEEGTAIINADDAFAEKWLQDVIDFKSLTFGIKSTADVMAHQIEGRSFELELKPLKEKRKIELQLLGRHNILNALAASAAAVAAGESIDTIQKGLERLEAVQGRLQVVKLKENVQLVNDAYNANPNSLKAGIDACNAGTRWLVLGDMRELGKEEIAIHRECGHYAKEAGFSQLFALGELTKASVEGFGDGAISFPDHQSLLDTLKEAIAAYEDSALLTILLKGSNSMNMQYFYEALLREREYRDDE, from the coding sequence ATGAAGCTATCTGATGCCGCTAAAATTATGAATGGTGAGCTGATCGGGCAAGATGCCTACTTCTTTGGAGGCGCAAGTGATACGCGTAAACTCAAGCCGGGTGAGCTCTTTTTTGCATGGAAAGGGGATCGCTTTGATGCTCACGATTATCTAGAGAGTGCAGAACTAAAAGGGGCGATTGGTGCGGTTGTTGAGCGCTTTGTCCCCTCTGCACAGATTGCACAAATCGTTGTTAAAGATAGCCAAAAAGCGTTAGGTAAAATTGCAAAAGCGTGGCGTAAAGAGTGGCAAGGAACGATGATTGCCTTAACGGGATCAAATGGTAAGACCACACTCAAAGAGATGATCACCTCGATCCTCTCACTGAACCACGATGTCTTAGCAACGGAGAGCAACTACAATAATCATGTTGGTTGCCCGTTGATGCTACTTCGCCTCAATAAACATCATACGCATGCCGTGATTGAGATGGGGGCGAATCATCCTCATGAGATTGAGTATTTAACAAAGATCGTAAAGCCTGATATTGCGATCTTAAATAATGCCGGTGCTTGTCATCTAGAGGGATTTGGCTCTCTTGAAGGTGTTGCTGAAGCAAAGGCGGAGATCTTTTTAGGTCTTGCGGAAGAAGGAACGGCGATTATCAATGCCGACGATGCTTTTGCGGAGAAGTGGCTGCAAGATGTGATCGATTTTAAGAGTCTCACATTTGGTATTAAATCGACTGCAGATGTAATGGCGCATCAGATTGAGGGGCGCTCCTTTGAGCTTGAGTTAAAGCCACTTAAAGAGAAGCGGAAGATCGAATTACAACTGTTAGGGCGACACAATATTCTCAATGCCTTAGCAGCATCTGCGGCGGCTGTTGCTGCTGGGGAGTCGATCGATACGATTCAGAAAGGGCTTGAGCGTTTAGAGGCTGTTCAGGGTCGTCTGCAAGTGGTAAAACTTAAAGAGAATGTACAGCTCGTCAATGATGCCTATAATGCCAATCCTAACTCCTTAAAAGCGGGAATTGATGCCTGTAATGCCGGCACTCGTTGGCTAGTATTAGGGGATATGCGTGAATTAGGAAAAGAGGAGATCGCAATCCATCGTGAATGTGGCCACTATGCGAAAGAGGCAGGTTTTAGCCAGCTCTTTGCCTTAGGAGAATTGACTAAGGCGAGTGTTGAAGGTTTTGGCGATGGCGCTATCAGTTTTCCCGATCATCAATCACTGCTTGATACGCTTAAAGAGGCGATTGCCGCTTATGAGGACTCAGCGCTCTTAACGATACTTCTAAAAGGTTCTAATAGCATGAATATGCAATACTTTTATGAAGCGCTTCTCCGGGAACGTGAGTATCGCGATGATGAGTAA
- a CDS encoding DNA polymerase III subunit, translated as MMKDEQKEMMDLIRFKEIPWLQAGYLDLMQRIESPYPPHALLIYGKSGVGKRYLVDALVNRILCQNPQDGHACGVCQSCRWLQSAFHPDLYIIAGESEIKVDDIRKIHHFAQLTPETGRKVVVIKQADRMNLNAANSLLKVLEEPPHDLLFLLESSEPEKLPITVRSRCQFYFVESPSEEDSLSYLQKQITGHYSLKEEQLRLLLAVTFDAPFLALNYLQQGYIEKLQPLQESLERLLLGETLPSRELTLLLETEALTFGFLFFLLRNSFDPTAGERFPTLAPLFLYLARLSPQFRLTQYEQLVEISRLREEQTRTDWALEAWFVSFFG; from the coding sequence ATGATGAAAGATGAACAAAAAGAGATGATGGACTTGATACGCTTTAAAGAGATTCCTTGGCTTCAGGCAGGCTATCTCGATCTGATGCAGCGAATCGAAAGCCCTTATCCACCTCATGCGCTCTTGATCTATGGAAAGTCCGGCGTTGGTAAACGGTATCTGGTGGATGCGCTTGTTAATCGGATTTTATGTCAGAATCCTCAAGATGGGCATGCTTGCGGTGTGTGTCAAAGTTGTCGCTGGCTGCAATCGGCGTTTCATCCTGATCTCTATATCATTGCCGGGGAGAGTGAAATCAAGGTGGATGATATTCGTAAAATTCACCATTTTGCGCAACTCACGCCGGAGACCGGCCGGAAAGTAGTGGTGATTAAGCAGGCGGATCGAATGAATCTGAATGCCGCCAATAGTCTTTTAAAGGTGCTTGAGGAGCCTCCTCACGATCTGCTCTTTCTCTTAGAGAGTAGCGAGCCGGAGAAGTTGCCGATCACCGTTCGAAGTCGGTGCCAATTCTATTTTGTAGAATCCCCCTCAGAGGAGGATTCTCTCAGCTATCTACAGAAGCAGATTACAGGGCATTACTCCTTAAAAGAGGAGCAGTTACGGTTGCTCTTAGCGGTGACTTTTGATGCGCCTTTTTTAGCGCTCAACTATCTACAACAGGGCTATATTGAGAAGCTACAACCGTTGCAAGAGAGCCTCGAGCGATTACTATTAGGTGAAACACTCCCAAGCCGAGAATTAACGCTTCTTCTTGAGACAGAAGCGCTCACCTTTGGCTTTCTCTTTTTTCTTCTTCGAAACTCTTTTGATCCCACCGCAGGAGAGCGTTTTCCTACATTAGCGCCGCTCTTTCTCTATCTTGCGCGTCTTTCGCCCCAATTTCGTTTAACGCAATATGAGCAATTAGTTGAGATTAGTCGATTGCGAGAGGAGCAGACACGAACCGATTGGGCATTAGAGGCTTGGTTTGTCTCTTTCTTTGGCTAG
- the ftsL gene encoding cell division protein FtsL, producing the protein MRVDKLIIAVMVGVVALGIYRSVTIQQSYRLWNEIDKIERENIALREEYGRLQLEESMLITEALLDSETREQLKMVVPDESAIVYVIETNTDVKYVGLDPKGVNAQ; encoded by the coding sequence ATGAGAGTAGATAAGTTAATTATTGCAGTTATGGTTGGGGTTGTTGCATTGGGCATCTATCGTTCAGTGACGATCCAACAGAGCTATAGACTGTGGAATGAGATCGATAAGATCGAGCGGGAGAATATCGCGCTACGTGAAGAGTATGGTCGCTTGCAGTTAGAAGAGAGCATGTTAATTACAGAAGCGCTTCTCGATAGCGAGACAAGAGAGCAGTTGAAGATGGTGGTTCCTGATGAGAGCGCCATTGTCTATGTGATTGAGACCAATACCGATGTGAAATATGTTGGCCTTGACCCTAAAGGGGTTAATGCACAATAA
- a CDS encoding M48 family metallopeptidase, whose translation MKIKTILRQIRAVIPSQSNQQKKLFSIVAATLIITACASSTQAGLTGVTRSQLQLIPAAELNAQSKQAYQGMILDAKKSGAVDHNSRTAQRVKGVFKRLVPHTQNFRPDSDQFEWEINVIRSNELNAFAMPGGKMAVYSGIVEQLNLTDDEIAAIVGHEMAHVLREHSREKASQALVKTSGISIVASVLGVGEIGNELMQQAGDVAFSLPFSRTMESEADILGLELMALAGYDPNAAVTLWQKMLNASGGSGSSILSTHPSGPERITTLKSQIPKVAHLVN comes from the coding sequence ATGAAGATTAAAACGATATTGAGGCAGATAAGAGCCGTTATTCCCTCTCAGAGCAATCAACAGAAAAAATTATTCTCCATTGTGGCGGCAACATTAATTATCACTGCTTGTGCAAGTAGTACTCAAGCAGGATTAACAGGTGTTACGCGCTCACAACTACAATTGATTCCGGCCGCAGAACTCAATGCGCAATCGAAACAGGCTTATCAAGGGATGATTCTTGATGCTAAAAAATCTGGCGCAGTCGATCATAATTCCCGCACGGCACAACGCGTTAAGGGTGTTTTTAAACGATTAGTACCCCATACGCAAAACTTCCGCCCCGATAGTGATCAATTTGAGTGGGAGATCAATGTGATTCGTAGCAATGAGCTCAATGCTTTTGCCATGCCGGGTGGAAAGATGGCGGTCTATAGCGGTATTGTTGAGCAACTCAATCTTACCGATGATGAGATTGCCGCAATTGTAGGGCATGAAATGGCTCATGTCTTACGGGAACATAGTCGTGAGAAAGCCTCCCAAGCATTAGTCAAAACTTCGGGGATCTCCATTGTCGCCTCCGTATTAGGTGTCGGAGAGATTGGCAATGAATTGATGCAACAAGCAGGAGATGTCGCCTTCTCTCTCCCCTTCTCCCGAACGATGGAGAGTGAGGCGGATATTTTAGGATTGGAATTGATGGCACTTGCCGGCTATGACCCCAATGCGGCGGTCACCCTCTGGCAGAAGATGTTAAATGCCTCCGGCGGTAGTGGTAGCTCAATCCTCTCTACCCATCCATCAGGACCAGAAAGAATCACAACACTAAAATCGCAGATTCCTAAAGTAGCCCATCTAGTTAACTAA
- a CDS encoding peptidoglycan D,D-transpeptidase FtsI family protein encodes MKSVLKSLKKRNWRKIFVLGIFTLIAFAVVARALYLQYYMTDFLLEQGDNRFVRHVKNPAVRGTIYDRNGEPIALSTEVRSIWIDPSILSQNLHEIPKLSYFLGRSEEEIKQLILSRQKSRFYWLKRQLPPHEAKALMDLKIPGVYDQVEYKRYYPDAEITSHLLGFTNIDDDGIEGLELSYQDWLKGDDTTTRILKDAKGRVIEREEIIDMDNFRESKDLTLTIDRRIQISAYRALKTGMIKHEAVAGAVIVADMRTGDILAMVNQPAGNPNRLDERRAELLKNRVITDIFEPGSTIKPFVVAAGLESGKWRPNSIVKTGRGGYRVGKNVIRDVSSSDSMDVTTVLMKSSNIGVVRIAETLEPSILYNIYDKIGIGQKSQLRLTGEEAGRLGPLRRWQVDPFEYATKAYGYGISVNTLKLAQMYTVFGNEGKYRPLRIVKNDYYPETVEVFSPRVTGEVLLMLEAATDKAKGAGGWRARVPNFRVGGKSGTIRKIVNGKYSSTHHRSFFVGVAPISDPQYVVAVMIDEPRKDGYYGGLVAAPIFSDVMRSTLRIMGTKPDALLDEPNIKLIAK; translated from the coding sequence ATGAAGAGCGTATTGAAATCGCTAAAGAAGCGTAATTGGCGGAAAATATTCGTCTTAGGGATTTTTACACTTATAGCGTTTGCCGTTGTAGCGAGAGCCCTCTACCTTCAATATTATATGACTGACTTCCTCTTAGAGCAGGGAGATAACCGTTTTGTCCGCCATGTGAAGAATCCAGCTGTTCGTGGCACAATCTATGACCGCAATGGTGAACCGATTGCACTCTCTACAGAAGTACGATCAATCTGGATTGACCCCAGTATCTTGAGTCAAAATCTCCATGAAATTCCTAAACTCTCCTATTTCTTAGGTCGCTCTGAAGAGGAGATTAAGCAGTTGATTCTCTCTCGTCAAAAATCACGCTTCTACTGGTTAAAGCGACAGCTCCCGCCTCACGAAGCAAAGGCGTTAATGGATCTTAAGATCCCCGGCGTTTACGATCAGGTGGAGTATAAACGTTACTATCCCGATGCGGAGATCACCTCCCATCTTTTAGGGTTTACCAATATTGATGATGATGGGATCGAAGGGTTAGAGCTCTCCTATCAAGATTGGCTTAAAGGGGATGATACAACTACTCGTATCTTAAAAGATGCGAAAGGGCGTGTGATCGAGCGAGAGGAGATTATCGATATGGATAATTTCCGTGAGAGTAAAGATCTCACCTTGACGATCGATCGCCGTATTCAGATCTCTGCTTATCGCGCATTGAAGACAGGGATGATTAAGCATGAAGCGGTTGCTGGTGCAGTGATTGTTGCCGATATGCGAACAGGGGATATTTTAGCGATGGTGAATCAACCTGCAGGGAATCCTAATCGTTTAGATGAACGCCGAGCAGAACTTCTGAAAAATCGGGTCATTACCGATATCTTTGAGCCGGGATCGACCATTAAACCCTTTGTCGTTGCCGCAGGTTTAGAATCTGGAAAATGGCGCCCCAATTCGATTGTAAAGACAGGGCGTGGCGGTTATCGCGTGGGTAAAAATGTGATTCGCGATGTCTCCTCTTCAGATTCAATGGATGTTACAACTGTCTTGATGAAGTCGAGTAACATCGGTGTTGTGCGCATTGCCGAGACACTTGAGCCCTCAATTCTCTACAATATCTATGACAAGATCGGCATCGGTCAAAAGAGCCAATTGCGCTTAACCGGTGAAGAAGCAGGGCGACTCGGTCCGCTTCGTCGCTGGCAGGTCGATCCCTTTGAGTATGCGACTAAAGCCTATGGTTACGGGATCAGTGTCAATACCTTAAAGTTAGCGCAGATGTACACCGTCTTTGGCAATGAAGGTAAGTATCGCCCCCTTCGGATTGTGAAGAATGATTACTATCCTGAAACGGTAGAGGTCTTCAGCCCGCGCGTGACAGGAGAAGTGCTCTTAATGTTAGAAGCCGCAACTGATAAAGCGAAAGGTGCCGGTGGTTGGCGCGCCCGTGTTCCTAACTTTAGAGTAGGGGGGAAATCGGGAACGATTCGTAAGATCGTTAATGGTAAATATAGTAGTACCCATCATCGTAGCTTCTTTGTTGGCGTTGCACCGATCTCCGATCCACAATATGTGGTGGCAGTAATGATCGATGAGCCGAGAAAAGATGGCTATTATGGTGGTTTGGTGGCAGCGCCGATCTTTAGTGATGTGATGCGCAGCACTTTAAGAATTATGGGAACAAAGCCCGATGCCTTATTGGATGAACCTAATATTAAGTTGATCGCAAAATAG